In one window of Corynebacterium mycetoides DNA:
- a CDS encoding alkylhydroperoxidase domain protein produces the protein MSDLINLLADATPDIAQLRDRRPDATENAQASFRALLEPAEPGDFPQAWRYAVAAFVSGVSGAGRAHEFYRELLAEEGDDGEAEALAAAVDEAVERGVSTGPYASGGFVTFGTSDTDSAGIPARLAAGLDFAHLLTFHPADASPAAIGHLQEVGWSDDAIVSLAQLISFLAFQLRVVHGVAVVGGSAAAPREVQRADGVPDPGWAPGPRTLTPDVVAPETFVAHSLGWKPWLQALPKGEFTDRHRDALIQPQRIDSEYFRLLARDPDALKARTLTDLDIFYNTDGGLGRAERELAATVVSRFNGCTYCASVHQARSKDEGGDAAAIDRLLDEGIAADLGSPAWSAIRDAAVALTSTPTRFGAEHVDALRAAGLDDLAVLDVVNASAFFNWANRLMLTLGEPDVPRRFR, from the coding sequence TTGTCTGACCTGATCAACCTGCTTGCCGACGCCACCCCGGACATCGCGCAGCTGCGCGACCGGCGACCCGACGCCACGGAGAACGCCCAGGCGAGTTTCCGCGCGCTGCTGGAGCCCGCGGAGCCCGGCGACTTCCCCCAGGCGTGGCGCTACGCCGTGGCCGCGTTCGTCTCCGGCGTCTCCGGTGCCGGCCGTGCGCACGAGTTCTACCGGGAGCTGCTGGCGGAGGAGGGCGACGACGGGGAGGCGGAAGCGCTGGCGGCCGCGGTCGACGAGGCGGTCGAGCGCGGCGTGTCAACCGGGCCCTACGCGTCCGGCGGGTTCGTCACCTTCGGAACCTCCGACACCGATTCTGCCGGGATCCCCGCGCGCCTCGCGGCGGGGTTGGACTTCGCCCACCTGCTCACCTTCCACCCCGCGGACGCCTCCCCGGCGGCAATCGGCCACCTGCAGGAGGTGGGCTGGAGTGATGACGCGATCGTGTCGCTGGCGCAGCTCATCTCCTTCCTCGCGTTCCAGCTCCGCGTCGTCCACGGCGTAGCCGTGGTGGGGGGATCCGCCGCGGCCCCGCGAGAGGTGCAGCGGGCCGACGGGGTGCCGGATCCCGGCTGGGCCCCGGGCCCGCGCACGCTGACCCCCGACGTGGTCGCGCCGGAGACGTTTGTGGCGCACTCCCTGGGGTGGAAGCCGTGGCTCCAGGCGCTGCCGAAGGGGGAGTTCACCGACCGGCACCGCGACGCGTTGATCCAGCCGCAGCGCATCGACTCCGAGTACTTCCGGCTGCTCGCCCGGGACCCGGACGCGTTGAAGGCGCGCACCCTGACCGACCTCGACATCTTCTACAACACCGACGGCGGTCTGGGGCGCGCCGAACGCGAGCTCGCGGCCACGGTGGTCTCCCGTTTCAACGGGTGCACATACTGCGCGTCCGTGCACCAGGCCCGCTCGAAGGACGAGGGCGGCGACGCCGCGGCGATCGACCGCCTCTTGGACGAGGGGATCGCCGCGGACCTCGGCTCGCCGGCGTGGTCCGCGATCCGCGACGCCGCGGTGGCGCTGACCTCCACGCCGACGCGGTTTGGCGCGGAGCACGTCGACGCGCTGCGCGCGGCGGGGCTGGACGATCTGGCGGTGCTCGACGTTGTCAACGCGTCGGCGTTCTTCAACTGGGCCAACCGCCTGATGCTCACCCTGGGGGAGCCCGACGTTCCGCGGCGCTTCCGGTAG